A single genomic interval of Corylus avellana chromosome ca10, CavTom2PMs-1.0 harbors:
- the LOC132164413 gene encoding uncharacterized protein LOC132164413 — MAPAQQTKLRWGELEEDDAEDLDFLLPPRQVIGPDENGIKKVVEYRFNDEGNKVKITTTTRTRKLANARLSKRAIERRSWPKFGDAVHEDVGSRLTMVSTEEILLERPRAPGSKQEEQKVGGDLAQLGKGGATLMLCRTCGKKGDHWTSRCPYKDLAQPSEGFVDKPTASEAGAAASGPSKGTYVPPGMRAGAERTTGSDMRRRNDENSVRVTNLSEDTREPDLLELFRPFGAVSRVYVAVDQKTGMSRGFGFVNFVNREDAQRAINKLNGYGYDSLILRVEWATPRTN, encoded by the exons ATGGCTCCGGCGCAGCAAACAAAGCTCCGGTGGGGGGAGCTAGAGGAGGACGACGCGGAGGACCTGGACTTCCTGCTGCCGCCGAGGCAGGTGATCGGGCCAGACGAGAACGGGATCAAGAAGGTGGTGGAGTACAGGTTCAACGACGAGGGCAACAAGGTCAAGATCACCACAACCACGCGCACGCGCAAACTCGCCAACGCGCGCCTCAGCAAGCGCGCCATCGAGCGTCGCTCCTGGCCCAAGTTCGGCGACGCCGTCCACGAGGACGTCGGTAGCCGCCTCACCATGGTCTCCACCGAGGAGATCCTCCTCGAGCGCCCTAGAGctccag GTAGTAAACAAGAAGAGCAAAAGGTTGGAGGAGACTTGGCTCAACTTGGGAAAGGAGGTGCTACCCTCATGCTTTGCAGAACTTGTGGTAAGAAAGGTGACCACTGGACTTCAAGATGCCCTTACAAGGATCTTGCCCAACCGTCTGAGGGATTTGTTGATAAGCCTACTGCATCAGAAGCCGGAGCTGCTGCTTCTGGGCCAAGCAAGGGAACATATGTTCCTCCAGGCATGAGAGCAGGGGCAGAAAGGACCACCGGATCTGATATGAGACGCAGGAATGATGAAAACTCTGTTAGGGTCACCAACCTTTCAGAGGATACACGGGAGCCTGACTTGCTTGAGCTCTTCCGGCCTTTTGGTGCTGTAAGCCGTGTTTATGTTGCTGTTGATCAAAAGACTGGCATGAGTAGGGGATTTGGTTTTGTCAACTTTGTGAACAGAGAAGATGCTCAGAGAGCCATCAACAAACTCAATGGGTATGGTTATGACAGTTTAATACTTAGAGTCGAGTGGGCCACGCCAAGAACAAACTAG
- the LOC132163696 gene encoding pentatricopeptide repeat-containing protein CRR2, chloroplastic — MWALHTPHNFQSSSASTHFRFPTRTSSRQPICSLTLNPSNPTKTDANYNQLIQSLCKQGSLKRALQVLPHEPDPTQHTYELLILSCSRLNSLSDGLDVHRHLADAGFDQDPFLATKLINMYSELDSIDNARKVFDRTHKRTIYVWNALFRALTLAGYGQEVLDLYHQMNQIGIPSDRFTYTYVLKACVASESLVSLIHKGKEIHAHILRHGYDALVHIMTTLVDMYARFGCVSYAGCVFDSMPVRNVVSWSAMIACYAKNGRPFEALELFREMILETHDSIPNSVTMVSVLQACAALAALEQGKLIHGYILRRGLDSILPVISALVTMYARCGKLELGQLVFDQMEKRDVVSWNSLISSYGIHGFGKRAIQIFKEMVSHGVSPSHVSFVSVLGACSHAGLVEEGKMLFASMVKEHGIYPSVEHYACMVDLLGRANQLDEAARIIEEMRIEPGQKVWGSLLGSCRIHCNVELAERASRRLFELEPMNAGNYVLLADIYAEANMWDEVKRVKKLLDARGLQKIQGRSWIEAKRKIYSFTSVDEPNPQMEQLHALLVRLSTEMKERGYMPQTKAVLYDLEPEEKERIVLGHSEKLAVAFGLINTSRGETIRITKNLRLCEDCHSVTKFISKFADREILVRDVNRFHHFKDGICSCGDYW, encoded by the coding sequence ATGTGGGCGCTTCACACTCCCCACAATTTCCAATCATCTTCCGCCTCCACTCACTTCCGCTTCCCAACTCGCACTTCTTCAAGACAACCCATTTGCTCCCTCACCTTAAACCCTTCAAACCCAACCAAAACAGACGCAAACTACAACCAGTTAATTCAGTCTTTATGCAAACAAGGCAGTCTCAAGCGAGCCCTTCAAGTCCTCCCTCATGAGCCCGACCCAACCCAACACACCTATGAGCTTCTTATCCTCTCTTGCTCCCGCCTGAACTCCCTCTCCGATGGCCTCGATGTTCATCGCCACCTCGCCGATGCTGGGTTCGATCAGGACCCTTTCCTGGCCACCAAACTCATTAATATGTACTCGGAGTTGGACTCCATTGACAACGCACGGAAGGTGTTTGATAGAACTCATAAGAGAACGATATATGTTTGGAATGCTCTCTTTAGAGCGCTTACGTTGGCGGGTTATGGCCAAGAGGTCTTGGATTTGTATCACCAGATGAATCAGATTGGGATTCCGTCTGATAGGTTCACGTATACGTATGTGCTCAAGGCTTGTGTTGCTTCCGAGTCTTTGGTTTCGCTTATCCATAAGGGAAAGGAGATACACGCGCATATTTTGCGACATGGGTATGACGCGCTTGTTCATATTATGACGACTTTGGTGGACATGTACGCAAGGTTTGGGTGTGTTTCGTATGCAGGTTGTGTGTTTGATTCGATGCCAGTGAGAAATGTTGTTTCATGGAGTGCTATGATTGCGTGTTATGCGAAGAATGGGAGGCCCTTTGAAGCTTTGGAACTATTccgtgaaatgattcttgagaCCCACGATTCTATTCCAAATTCAGTGACAATGGTTAGTGTGCTTCAAGCCTGTGCAGCTCTTGCTGCTTTGGAGCAAGGGAAGCTGATTCATGGCTATATCCTTAGAAGGGGTCTTGACTCGATCCTGCCAGTGATTAGTGCCCTTGTGACAATGTATGCGAGATGTGGTAAGCTTGAATTGGGGCAACTGGTTTTTGATCAGATGGAAAAGAGGGATGTTGTTTCCTGGAATTCCTTGATTTCAAGTTATGGGATTCACGGGTTTGGAAAGAGGgcaattcaaatttttaaagagaTGGTCAGCCATGGAGTCTCACCAAGTCACGTATCATTTGTTAGTGTCTTGGGAGCATGTAGTCATGCCGGGCTTGTGGAGGAGGGGAAGATGTTGTTTGCATCTATGGTTAAAGAACATGGGATATATCCTAGTGTGGAGCATTATGCTTGTATGGTGGACCTTCTTGGCCGTGCCAATCAGTTGGATGAAGCAGCCAGGATCATTGAAGAGATGCGGATTGAACCAGGACAAAAGGTGTGGGGTTCTCTTCTTGGCTCATGCAGGATCCACTGCAATGTGGAGCTTGCGGAAAGAGCAAGCAGAAGGCTTTTTGAGCTTGAGCCTATGAATGCTGGGAACTATGTACTCCTAGCTGATATTTATGCAGAAGCTAATATGTGGGATGAGGTGAAAAGAGTGAAGAAGCTTTTAGATGCTCGTGGACTTCAAAAGATTCAAGGTCGCAGTTGGATAGAAGCTAAAAGGAAGATCTACTCGTTTACTTCTGTTGATGAGCCTAACCCACAGATGGAACAACTCCATGCTTTGTTGGTCAGATTGTCTACAGAGATGAAGGAGCGGGGCTACATGCCTCAAACTAAAGCTGTTCTCTATGATCTTGAGCCAGAGGAGAAGGAAAGAATCGTATTAGGCCATAGCGAAAAGCTAGCTGTTGCATTTGGACTCATCAACACAAGTAGAGGGGAAACTATTAGGATTACCAAAAACTTGAGGTTATGTGAAGACTGTCATTCCGTTACCAAGTTCATTTCCAAGTTTGCAGATAGAGAGATTCTGGTTCGAGACGTGAATCGATTCCACCACTTCAAAGATGGGATTTGTTCATGTGGGGATTATTGGTAG
- the LOC132164341 gene encoding uncharacterized protein LOC132164341, which translates to MSMDARHASLGRRTLEDIRQKRAAERISKTSSGPDLSTASIQHDIIGMKKSESANRLMEADVSGLVSQIQDLLKKNAELEEENRTLTSRLQTREAENDMLQKRWTELEQNTVPSLRKALKDVAMEKDAAVVAREDLSAQLRMLKKRIKEAEEEQYRAEEDAAALRAELNLIQQQAMNQHGGISSMENFPDHIRTLEKELASLKSELQQVSVLRQQEQQRLAEEQARTLALVSEKQELEEKLTALSRRASEEVSEKAAQKGFSLEDKEKLEKQLHDMAVVVERLESSRQKLLMEIDSQSSEIERLFEENTNLSSSYQESVGIAVRWENQVKDCLKQNEELRETLDKLRTEQAGLPESMYRDGVNETTSIASTTEVFSLKGQLAKEQSRAEALSAEVMQLSARLQQVTQAYNGLAYLYKPVLRNIESSLIKMKQDGSMTVR; encoded by the exons ATGTCCATGGACGCCCGCCACGCATCCTTAGGCCGACGAACG TTGGAAGACATTCGGCAAAAGAGAGCTGCCGAGAGAATTAGCAAAACTTCTTCGGGGCCAGATCTCAGCACAGCCTCCATTCAAcatg ATATTATTGGGATGAAAAAATCGGAGAGCGCAAATCGACTCATGGAG GCAGATGTTAGTGGTTTGGTATCTCAGATACAAGACCTACTTAAGAAGAATGCGGAGTTGGAGGAAGAGAATAGGACATTGACTTCTAGG CTTCAAACAAGGGAAGCCGAGAATGACATGCTACAGAAGCGTTGGACTGAGCTG GAACAAAACACTGTACCCTCTTTGAGAAAAGCTCTAAAGGATGTGGCAATGGAGAAAGATGCAGCAGTTGTTGCACGG GAGGATCTGTCTGCACAGCTTCGTATGCTCAAGAAACGGATAAAGGAAGCAGAGGAGGAACAGTATCGA GCTGAGGAAGATGCTGCAGCCTTGAGAGCAGAGCTGAACTTGATACAGCAACAAGCAATGAATCAACATGGTGGAATCAGCTCAATGGAAAATTTCCCAGATCATATAAGAACCTTAGAAAAGGAGCTAGCTAGCTTAAAATCTGAGTTGCAG CAAGTGTCAGTATTGAGGCAGCAGGAGCAACAGCGATTAGCAGAAGAGCAGGCCCGAACTTTAGCTCTTGTGTCTGAAAAGCAGGAGTTGGAAGAGAAACTGACAGCTTTATCTAGAAGGGCTTCAG AAGAAGTCTCAGAAAAAGCAGCTCAGAAGGGGTTTTCACTG GAAGACAAGGAAAAACTTGAGAAGCAGTTGCATGACATGGCTGTAGTGGTTGAGCGATTAGAAAGTAGCAGACAGAAACTGCTAATGGAG ATTGATTCTCAATCTTCAGAGATAGAACGTCTTTTTGAGGAAAATACTAATCTCTCAAGTTCCTATCAAGAGTCAGTGGGCATAGCTGTGCGCTGGGAGAATCAG GTGAAAGACTGTCTTAAGCAAAATGAAGAGCTCCGTGAAACTCTCGATAAGTTGAGAACAGAACAAGCTGGCTTGCCTGAATCAATGTATAGAGATGGGGTAAATGAGACCACTTCCATAGCATCTACTACTGAAGTTTTCTCCCTCAAG GGCCAACTTGCAAAAGAACAGAGCAGAGCAGAAGCACTGTCAGCAGAGGTTATGCAGCTCTCAGCACGGCTTCAACAAGTCACGCAAGCATATAATGGTCTTGCATATCT CTATAAACCGGTTTTACGGAACATTGAAAGCAGTCTCATCAAAATGAAGCAAGATGGATCTATGACCGTGCGGTGA